The DNA segment CAACACTACCGCTTCGGCCGCCGTAATCTGTGGTGGACGTCACTTGAATCTGGAAGGGGCCAACGCCTTGGTCCTGGGCGGAACAGGCCCCGTCGGTCAGCGTGCCGCGCGACTGTTGATTCGGGCAGGAGCCAACGTTCGGCTCGCTTCCCGATCACTGGAAAAGGCCACCGCGATCTGTAAGCAGATCGCCGACGATGTTCAAATCGGCTCGCCAGAACCTTTGGCAGCCAGCGACGACGCATCGGTCGCTTCGGCGCTGGAAGGGGTTCAACTGCTGATCGCCGCAGGAGCGGCTGGCGTTACCTTAGTGCCCGAAGAAGTCCGTCGCCAGGCAGCCGATCTGAAAGTGGCCATCGATTTGAATGCGGTTCCCCCAGTCGGACTGGAAGGGATCGGTTCGCAGGACAAAGCGGCTGAACAAGGAAGCCAAATCTGCTACGGCGCGATTGGCGTCGGCGTGACGAAAATGGCCATCCACCGGGCCGCGATCGAGTGTCTCTTTAGTCGCAACGACCTGGTTTTGAACGCGGAAGAGATCTATGCCCTGGGAATGGACCTGGAAGGCTGATTTTCGCTGCGTGCTATCACTGGTAGATGGTCGACAACGATATTGTCGACACGAAAGATCTCAACGAGGGAGTGATAGCATGCGTAACTGGCTATTCGCATTGACTCTGCTGGCAAGCTCGCTGGCTGGTTCATCCGCGCAAGCCGCCGGACCTGCTCAGTACTGGATCATCGCCCCAGAATCGACGGCGGCCCCGGTTCAAATTCCGCGCCAGAAGACTCGCTATTCTTATGGCTGGTTTGGTGTTCAAGATCCTTACCGCCAAGCCGGGTTCCATCACGGCTATTTCAACACCTACGTCGACTGGACCTTCCGCTAAGTCACACCGTCAGGCGTTGCTCGATTAACGAGCGGCACCGACGAAGAAGCTGAAGACCTGAGTCTGGTCGGTATCGGCACGATTGACTGGGAAGGCAAAGTCCAACGCGATTGGTGCCTGCCCCAGGGCCGGAACCGAAATTCGGAGACCGAAACCTGGGGCGACGTCGAAGTCATCCCAGACGATCTTGGTCGACTCTTCCACCGCACCAACGTCGGTGAAGATCACGCCTTTGACCATATCGTCGGCAGTGATCGGGAACATGTATTCGACCGAACCGAGAACTCGGAACGGACCACCGACGTACACGTCGCCCGACTTCGGACCGACGCGACGGAAGTCGAAACCACGCAAGGTCGAGAAACCACCCGCGTAGAAGTTCTCGAAGATTGGCGTTTCCGCACCAGAGAAGCCCGCTCGGGTCGAAAAACCGAGCGTATGACGACCGGAACCGTCGGGACGTTCACCCAGCAGGAAGTACTGCCGGAAGTCGACTTCGGCACGGGAGTAATCGTATTCGCCAAAGGCTTGTTCCAGGTTGATCTCGAACAAGTGCCCTTCAGTTGGCGAGAACGCCATGTCACGCGTATCGTGGGTGATGCTCCAACTGGCCGTGTACAAGTCATGATGTCCGACCGCTTCGTTCAGCTCTTGAACGTTGTTCACGCGCGGATCGCTGATCCCCACGTCTTCCATTCGCAGACTGACCGCCGTCGAAAGGTCAGGCGTCAAACGATAGCCGAGACCGAGACGACCGCCGATACGCTGTTCGTCCCAGTCGCGATAGATTCGATTGAACAAGTAACCGCTCATGTTCATGCTGACGCGGGTATTGAACAAGTACGGTTCGCTGAAGCTGACCATATAACGCTGGACCTGGCTACCTGGCATCGCTTCAATACGAAAGCCCTGCCCTGCACCTCGCCAGGCGCGGCCATTCCAAATATCGTCGACGCTGGTCGGAAACCGGCGCCAGTCGAAGTTACGTTCGTCGATGACAATCGAACCGTTCACACCCGCATCCGAGTTGATACCGACACCAAACTGGAAACGACCAGTCTGGGCTTCTTCAGCTCGGATGGTCAAGTCAGCCGTACGGCCGGGATCATAGTAAGGATTCGGCGTGATGATCGCATCGGGGCCCAGCGGTGGATCGTAGATTCGAGCACCACCCAGGGGACGGCCATTTACGGGAGGATAAGCATAGCCAGGGCCACCACCAACCGGTGCTGGTAGCGGCGGCGAGTCGTACGGATTGCCCGACGGGTCAACGTTGTACATCCCGGTTTCCGGGTTATCAGGCGAAGGAAAACCTTGCTGATACTGCACCTGTTGGCCGGGGTACTGCTGTTGATACGGATCGACCGTGCCAATCGGAGCACCCGAGGCTGGCATGCCATTGCGATACTGATTCGGATTGCCGGGGGACGCCTGATAGGCAGACCGGCCGTATGAATCCCAGTTCTGTGTGCTTTGGGGATATCCCGAGGCGTTGTTTTGGCTTTCCCATCCGGGCATTTGCTGTTGGCCATAACCGCCACTCATCGTTTGAGCCGAGACGGTCGTCCAACTGGTGCAAACACACGCGATGAACCCTAACGCCAGGGTTATATTCAGCAGTTGTCCGCTTCTGTCCACCTAGTGGTCCTCATTCAGCGTTGGTGCTCGGGGGGGAAATCGAGCTGAACCAGGGCTTCTTAGTTGTTCGGCATGGATGAATAAACGGAAGTCGGGTGTTGCTGCGGCATCGCTGCTGAAGCTTCCCGGTACGTCGGCTGCGAATAGCGGCTTGTCCGCTGAGTCGTTGCTGGGGCAGCTTGTGGCTGGGAATAGCCTTGTTGCTGCTCGTAGTACGACGGTTGCGGTTGGACCTGGTATTGCGGCTGCGGCTGGTAGGCCTGCGGCTGCTGATACTGAACCTGCTGATAGACAGGCTGTTGCTGCTGCCCATAAGGCTGCATTTGAGCCTGTTGATACTGCGGTTGTTGCGCCGGTGGCTGCTGCATCTGAACCTGACGGTACTGAGGATCGCCAGCGACTGGGCTCTGACCGCGGTAGGTCTGGCGACCACGCTCGGCGATCTGCGTCTCGACTTCACTCAACTCCGGCGGAGCCACCGTGATCGATGGCGTCACGCCTCGATGCGGTTCGTTCACAAACAACTGCGACGCTTTGATACGTCGTTCGTCGTCGCGAATCTTGGTGATGTCGATAATGTCACCAGGCTGCAGCGACATGCGGTTCATAATCACGGCGTGCTTCGTGTGTGGCATGTCGCCGGAGATTTCAATGTTGATGTTCCCGACGCGGTACTGATCCCCTTCACGAATGTCGTAAACGAGGTCGAGCGTGCCTGGGGTTTCCAGGAAGCGTGGTTCCGCTTTCACGTCAGCGTGAATGTAGCCCTGCGAACCATAGAGGTCCGAGATCGAACGAATGTCGGCGTTCATCTTCTTTTGATCGAAGAACTCGCCACGTTCCATGTTGATTTGGGTGAAGAGCTGCTCGGTCTCGAAGCGGGTATGACCGACGAACGAGATGTTTCGCACTTCGTAGCGAGGGCCTTCGTCGATCACGAAGGTGATGTAAGCCCATTGGCCGCTGTCGCTGTACTTGATCATGCGATTGACGTTCGCCTTAAAGAAGCCGAGGCTTCGGTAATAGGCGGTCAGGCTATCGACGTCTTGTTCGACCTGCGACTTATCGAGCTGCCCCTGCAGAATGTAGAACCAGCCGGGCTTGCTTTTGATTTGGGTTTTCAAACGGCCGTCGGAGGCAATCGAATTGCCAACAAACGTCGTGCTACCGATTCGAGCCAGCGGACCTTCATGGATCATGAACACCACACCCTTGTCGTTGGCCTCGAGCCCTTCAACAACCTCGACGGTCGCTTTTCCGTGACCGCGCGTGTGGTAGTAGTCTTCCAGTTTCAGACGCGCTTCTTCGATGACGTACTTATTGAGGGTCCCTTCGACCTTCATTTCCGACTTCTTCAGCAGCGTTTTATCGCGAACCGATTCGTTGCCCAGAAACTTGATGTAGGCAATGCGAGGACGTTCTTCCAGCACGAAGGTAACGGCAATTCCTTCCGCCGTTTTATCGGTCAGAATTTGCACGTCACGGAAGAGTCCCGAGGCGGCCAATCGACGCACGTCCGATTGGATCTGTTCCGGGTCGAATTCACGGCCAACACGTGTCTTGACCATCGACCGGATACGGGTTTCTTCCGTCTGGTTGTTCCCCTGTAATCGAATCCCGGTCACCAGAGGGCGCGTCGGGTTCGATGGCGAAATGGGCGCAGGTGCAACCAATTCCGGCATGATGTCTTGTGCGTTTGACGGCGTTACGGCCAATCCCAGGCACAATAGCGCGGTCGTGACGACGGTGCTCGATAGCCCGTGGCAAGTCCACTGCATTTGGTAAATCCCTTTATCAACAAGCTGGCTGGCTTCCGTGCCTACCATCGCATCCCTAACTCGGGCGAGCTTTTGGAACGCAATGTGGAGAAATACTGAAACGCACTGCTCCTGACAAGACGAATATTGCCCTTGAGTTGCGCTGTTTAGGGATACGCATCGGAAAAGTTGAAGGTTCAGGCGAAACGGCACGCTAGCGATGCTGCCGTTGTCCGCAGATTTCCGATTAGGAGAAGCCACCCCTAGGTTGCTGGCAGCAACTGGATCGCGTCGAGAATTACGAAGCCCTCGGTCCCTTCGGTTCCGACGACAATCGTCACTTCTGCCTCGGCGGAAAGCTCGACTTCGCCAACCGTGCGAAATGCTTCCCCACTGGCGAGCGGCCTCGTTTGATCGACCATCAACTGGGTGGTGCGACCCGACTGGGTCACCATCAGAGGGACATTCTTGGCTCGGGTTGGATGCGGCGAATAAGCCATCCGGACGGCATACTTTCCACTATTGGGAACCTTGCAGTGAAACGTGGCCTGGGCGGTCCCTTTATTCTCGCCACCATCGTGCAGGTAGCCGGTGTCGATATGCGGCTTGAAGTTGGTCGACCGCAGCCAGCTCCCTTTCAGCTTGGCCGAGGTGTCATCGAGCACCACGCCCGCGAGCGTCTTTGAAGAAACATTGACCTTCGCCATCGGCGGTGACGGCAGGTCTTCCACCTTCGGCAGATCCAACACCTGACCTTGTGCCAGCAACTGCTCACGGAGTTGTGGATAGTCGAGATCTTGAACGGGCTTTTGTTGCTGGGCCGCCATCGCAGCAGCAATGCCAGCACTTTGTCCGATGATCATCCAGGTCGGCTCAACCCGAATGGACGAGATCCCCACGTGGGTGCACGACATAGCAACCGGCACCAGCAGATTGTCGCACTCTGTTGCCTTCGGCAGAATCGAGCGATACGGAATATGGTACGCGTAACCATGGCGACGCCCTGGCATGCGAACCGGGAAAATCGTTCCTTCATCTTTGACCGTTCCATCGGCGAACGCCACGCGTTGGCAGTCGTGCGAGTCGATCGGAAAAGAAGAGACGGCGATTGGATCCACTTTCTCAGGGGCTTCCAGAATGTCGTTCTGACTCACGACGTACATCCCTTCCATCCGGCGACCTTCGCGAACGTAAAGTTGCGGCGGCCAGTGATCCGTTTCCGGAAACTCGTCCGCACATAGACCAAGTCGGGCATACCGATCACGTACGGAATCGGGAACCACTGGGTCGGTCGTCAGAAAATGATAGAACTCGAGGGTGTACTGTTTATGGGCTTCAAAAATCTTGTCACGCCCCGCCTGATCGGCTTCGCTCCAGCCATTGCAGGCCCCGACCAGCCCCAAAGAGAACTGCCCGCCAATTGAGTTGTTGCCGTCGAACTTGTTGCCTGGCAGCGGATACAAGTCGATCCCGTACTGGGTTCCGCCTGATTGAATGTAGCGGCGGAGGGCCTCGAACCGGGCCGGATCGTACTGCTTTGGCTTGGGAATCTCGACACGGTTGTTCGCGTCTTCTGTCAGACACAGCCGGAAGCTATAGACCATCACCAGATCGTCGCCGTCCGCTTCATTGCCTGGCTGATCAGTCGTTACCAACGGCAACAGATTTCCGGCGTCGTCGTAGCCAGAGAACTTCATCGTCTGCTTGGGATAGCGTTTCCCGGCGAGCGATTCGCCATATTCCGCTTGGCCTTCCCGGCCGATCGTCCAAGCGACGCCAGCGGCCGCCAACAGATCGCCTTCGTAAGTTGCGTCGACGAAAGTCTTCGCCGTGAAGCGACCTTGATCAGTCTTGATCTCGACGATCGTCGGTCCATCTTTCTTGACCGACTGTAGGATGTGACGGGGAAGGACTTCGACGTTGGCTTCCTTCAGCATCGCCATCGTGACGCGCATCGCCACGTGAGGTTCATAGGTCCACGTGGCGTTATTCTTCACGCCGACGTCGTACGGAAGCTGCACACCACGAGTCTTGTAGTCGGCCTCGATGCGACGATGCCATTCGTCGAATAACCCCATCACGGTCGAACGCACCGTCTGGTTCGAGTCACTGAAACTGAGCCCGCCGGTATTCACACCGCCGACATGCGATGTCGGCTCGATTAACATGACCGAAGCCCCTTCGCGGGCCGCGGCGATCGCGGCACAGAACCCACCTGGCGTCGCTCCATAGACAATGACATCGGCGGAACGCGTCTCGGCGTGAACGGCCTCCACCTTGATCAACTGAAGCGAGAAGATTGCAGCACAAATGGCAAACGAAGCAAGCGTTTTCATCGAGGTGGGGCCAAGCAAGAAGGGAACGGGCAGGTAGGTAGGGCTCTATTTTAGCCTGACCAGGGCTCTGGTTTCAAACAGTTGGCAATAAGGCGACTAAAGAACGATGAATCTGATCGCGATCGCCATTAGCAGCGTCAAGAACCAACTTGCCACCCCCAGACGATGCAGCCACGTGCGTTCTCGTTTCTTGCTGATGTCCACACATACCGCGACCACCAGGATCACGGCAGGAAGGTCCCAATTCACCAGGCGAGAGATACCATCCAGAGCAAGCCCAAAACTAGCCAACCGCACTACCGATAGCCCCATGTATGTAAGCAATCGAAAAGCAACCATCCAACCGAACCACGCCAGCCAATGCCAGTCTTTTCGGAACTTCCAACACGCCCATACGAACAGGATCGTTTTCAGGTAGTTGGCTATCCGGACTCCCCAAATCAGATAGTTCATCGCCAGCTCGCGCATCTCCGAAACATCAGACGCGTCAAAGAGCAAGCTGTAGGTCACCATTAAAGTGTTAGGCAGTTGTGCGATGCCAACTGCCAAGAGAATGATGGTCCCTGGCTCGATCACGATAGGGCGATGCTTGACGATACCGATCCCTAAGACGACCAGGCAGAACAAGAACGAGCCCGTCAGCCATGCCTGCCCGAGCGAGCCAATCCAGTACCAGACTTCGTTCACATCTTGATTCTCAGGCACCATGCGCACGAACGCAACGTTCATGCCCAACGCCAACAGTACCAGGGTCAGCCAAAGCCAGAAGCCTCCTAGCGAAAACTGCCGCGAAGTGAGCTCTGTTGAATGCTCTTCCATCATCGATGCTCAGCCGAAGAAACCTGCGATCACCACACTTGCATGTGCGTGAGAAGGTGTTGCCAAAGGTATGCCCGGCAACTTGCAACTTCGACCAGGATAGAGAAGTGACTCACGAGATGCCACTATTGTGCAAGCGGCCTGCGCTTTTAGTCCTGCTCGTCAAACCGCGTCCAAACGCCTCGAATGCGACGTTCGTGTGGAACGTACGATGCCTTGTAACGCATGTGATCGTTCCCGGCGACATAGAAGCCGAGGTACAGATACTTCAGGCCCCAGGCCCGGCACGCTTCGATTTGCTTGAGCACCGAAAAGGTACCGATGCTAAGGTGAGCCAGCTTCGAATCGAAATAGCAATAGACGGCCGACATCGCTTCTTTACCGACATCGGCAATCGAAATCCCCACCAACTTATCTTGATGAAAGTAGCGGAACTCGCGACTGTCGCAGCAAGTAATTCCCAGGAACTCTTTCAGGCTCTTGATATCGATCTCGCTACCAGGCTCACCAAGACCACGACCGACTTTGTGTTGGTTGTAGAGATTGAGCCTTTCCAAGTCGACCCGTGGCTCACCGATCTCGACCCGCAGATTCTCGTCCCCTTTTTTCAGCACGCGGCGATGGCGGCGGCGAGGCTGAAAATCGTCGACAGGAATGCGAATCGGTTCGCAAGCCGTGCAGTCGGGGCACTCGGTATGGTAGATAAAAATGCCCGAACGACGAACGCCTTCGGAAAGCACCAGGTCGAAGGCCTCAGGCTCGGAGCGGAAGTCGCTTAGATAAAACGGGAGCACAGCCAGCCGGTCAGGCAGGTAGGGACACGTCTCTTCGACGTCAATAAATTTTGCCCCATACTCTTCGCCCATTGGGTCCTCATTGCCCAGGCTCCGCTGAATCGCGGCGACCGAAAACCAAGCTTGCCCCTGTCCACCCGACAAGGATCGACGACTTAAACCGTATATCGTCTCTACATAATTGTAGGGCGTATTTCGGGCCAATCCTATTGCATTACGCCTCAAATCCAGTGCGGGCACCCTTCGACGTGGGAAGCCACAAAAAAAGAGCCCGCACAATCGGGATTGCGCAGGGCTCTTTTTACAAAGCTGCCGAACAAGTTGTGGTCTGATTAACTGCCTACAACGCGATTTCAATGGGTTCTTTCGCGTTGGGCTCGATGGTAATCGGGATATCATTGCGTGAAGGCTTGCCCTTACGAGGACGATCCGGATTTTCTTGGAAATTGGGATCGTTATTCTTTTTCTTCTCGGCCTTTCCCTTCACGTGGCCGCCGAGCACGTTGACGCGATGCTCCCCTGGTACGGCCCCCATCTGACCGTTGGAGTAACGAAGCGTGAACTCTCCATCCTCGTTGGAGCGACCATACGAAGGAGCCCCCACCTGCTGTGGAT comes from the Bremerella sp. JC817 genome and includes:
- a CDS encoding BamA/TamA family outer membrane protein, producing MDRSGQLLNITLALGFIACVCTSWTTVSAQTMSGGYGQQQMPGWESQNNASGYPQSTQNWDSYGRSAYQASPGNPNQYRNGMPASGAPIGTVDPYQQQYPGQQVQYQQGFPSPDNPETGMYNVDPSGNPYDSPPLPAPVGGGPGYAYPPVNGRPLGGARIYDPPLGPDAIITPNPYYDPGRTADLTIRAEEAQTGRFQFGVGINSDAGVNGSIVIDERNFDWRRFPTSVDDIWNGRAWRGAGQGFRIEAMPGSQVQRYMVSFSEPYLFNTRVSMNMSGYLFNRIYRDWDEQRIGGRLGLGYRLTPDLSTAVSLRMEDVGISDPRVNNVQELNEAVGHHDLYTASWSITHDTRDMAFSPTEGHLFEINLEQAFGEYDYSRAEVDFRQYFLLGERPDGSGRHTLGFSTRAGFSGAETPIFENFYAGGFSTLRGFDFRRVGPKSGDVYVGGPFRVLGSVEYMFPITADDMVKGVIFTDVGAVEESTKIVWDDFDVAPGFGLRISVPALGQAPIALDFAFPVNRADTDQTQVFSFFVGAAR
- a CDS encoding arginyltransferase, which translates into the protein MGEEYGAKFIDVEETCPYLPDRLAVLPFYLSDFRSEPEAFDLVLSEGVRRSGIFIYHTECPDCTACEPIRIPVDDFQPRRRHRRVLKKGDENLRVEIGEPRVDLERLNLYNQHKVGRGLGEPGSEIDIKSLKEFLGITCCDSREFRYFHQDKLVGISIADVGKEAMSAVYCYFDSKLAHLSIGTFSVLKQIEACRAWGLKYLYLGFYVAGNDHMRYKASYVPHERRIRGVWTRFDEQD
- a CDS encoding POTRA domain-containing protein; the encoded protein is MVGTEASQLVDKGIYQMQWTCHGLSSTVVTTALLCLGLAVTPSNAQDIMPELVAPAPISPSNPTRPLVTGIRLQGNNQTEETRIRSMVKTRVGREFDPEQIQSDVRRLAASGLFRDVQILTDKTAEGIAVTFVLEERPRIAYIKFLGNESVRDKTLLKKSEMKVEGTLNKYVIEEARLKLEDYYHTRGHGKATVEVVEGLEANDKGVVFMIHEGPLARIGSTTFVGNSIASDGRLKTQIKSKPGWFYILQGQLDKSQVEQDVDSLTAYYRSLGFFKANVNRMIKYSDSGQWAYITFVIDEGPRYEVRNISFVGHTRFETEQLFTQINMERGEFFDQKKMNADIRSISDLYGSQGYIHADVKAEPRFLETPGTLDLVYDIREGDQYRVGNINIEISGDMPHTKHAVIMNRMSLQPGDIIDITKIRDDERRIKASQLFVNEPHRGVTPSITVAPPELSEVETQIAERGRQTYRGQSPVAGDPQYRQVQMQQPPAQQPQYQQAQMQPYGQQQQPVYQQVQYQQPQAYQPQPQYQVQPQPSYYEQQQGYSQPQAAPATTQRTSRYSQPTYREASAAMPQQHPTSVYSSMPNN
- a CDS encoding carboxypeptidase-like regulatory domain-containing protein; translation: MERIASCLVLVAAIGFAGCGAHDGPALAPVSGKITVDGQPLVGATMEFYPQQVGAPSYGRSNEDGEFTLRYSNGQMGAVPGEHRVNVLGGHVKGKAEKKKNNDPNFQENPDRPRKGKPSRNDIPITIEPNAKEPIEIAL
- a CDS encoding FAD-dependent oxidoreductase, translating into MKTLASFAICAAIFSLQLIKVEAVHAETRSADVIVYGATPGGFCAAIAAAREGASVMLIEPTSHVGGVNTGGLSFSDSNQTVRSTVMGLFDEWHRRIEADYKTRGVQLPYDVGVKNNATWTYEPHVAMRVTMAMLKEANVEVLPRHILQSVKKDGPTIVEIKTDQGRFTAKTFVDATYEGDLLAAAGVAWTIGREGQAEYGESLAGKRYPKQTMKFSGYDDAGNLLPLVTTDQPGNEADGDDLVMVYSFRLCLTEDANNRVEIPKPKQYDPARFEALRRYIQSGGTQYGIDLYPLPGNKFDGNNSIGGQFSLGLVGACNGWSEADQAGRDKIFEAHKQYTLEFYHFLTTDPVVPDSVRDRYARLGLCADEFPETDHWPPQLYVREGRRMEGMYVVSQNDILEAPEKVDPIAVSSFPIDSHDCQRVAFADGTVKDEGTIFPVRMPGRRHGYAYHIPYRSILPKATECDNLLVPVAMSCTHVGISSIRVEPTWMIIGQSAGIAAAMAAQQQKPVQDLDYPQLREQLLAQGQVLDLPKVEDLPSPPMAKVNVSSKTLAGVVLDDTSAKLKGSWLRSTNFKPHIDTGYLHDGGENKGTAQATFHCKVPNSGKYAVRMAYSPHPTRAKNVPLMVTQSGRTTQLMVDQTRPLASGEAFRTVGEVELSAEAEVTIVVGTEGTEGFVILDAIQLLPAT
- a CDS encoding methylene-tetrahydromethanopterin dehydrogenase N-terminal domain-containing protein, with the protein product MKNILLQLDTDVQPSTFDSVVAIDSGAEVMFRHGGVTPDQAAGLVHGLIFTRAPSKLNHSAIYVGGSNVDGAEKLLKSVTQSFYGPMRVSVMLDANGANTTASAAVICGGRHLNLEGANALVLGGTGPVGQRAARLLIRAGANVRLASRSLEKATAICKQIADDVQIGSPEPLAASDDASVASALEGVQLLIAAGAAGVTLVPEEVRRQAADLKVAIDLNAVPPVGLEGIGSQDKAAEQGSQICYGAIGVGVTKMAIHRAAIECLFSRNDLVLNAEEIYALGMDLEG